One Schlesneria paludicola DSM 18645 DNA segment encodes these proteins:
- a CDS encoding PP2C family protein-serine/threonine phosphatase, producing MDNVSLTDTEVFPASTSNQKATSTISSLVEVDLGGLSDPGKTRPNNEDTFFVARFDRAMQTLMTNLPLGEYPDTSHETGYGMVVADGMGGHAAGEVASRTAVRVLLDLVLQTPDWIMRLDDQWADQIFRRTEQRVQAIQEVLTNDAKEHASLTGMGTTLTLACSVGAELLVAHVGDSRAYLMREGQLRRLTHDQTVAQAMVDAGIISVEDAAQHRMRHALTGVLSTGKGKVPVEFGRFQLADGDQVLLCTDGLTEMISEAALAEVLRQPGTSDKICRTLVNAALQAGGKDNVTVILARYRFPANSTPM from the coding sequence AGCTTGACAGACACCGAGGTCTTTCCAGCATCCACTTCAAACCAGAAAGCCACCTCGACGATCTCGTCACTGGTTGAGGTGGATCTCGGTGGCCTTTCTGATCCGGGCAAAACGAGACCCAACAACGAAGATACGTTCTTCGTCGCACGCTTTGATCGCGCCATGCAGACGCTCATGACAAACCTGCCACTCGGAGAGTATCCCGATACGAGTCACGAAACGGGATACGGCATGGTCGTGGCGGATGGTATGGGCGGACATGCCGCCGGTGAAGTTGCGAGTCGTACCGCGGTTCGCGTGCTGCTGGATTTGGTGCTGCAAACCCCCGACTGGATTATGCGACTTGACGATCAATGGGCCGATCAAATCTTCCGACGTACCGAGCAGCGCGTTCAGGCCATTCAAGAAGTCCTGACAAACGACGCCAAAGAGCATGCGAGCCTGACCGGAATGGGAACGACGCTCACACTCGCCTGCAGCGTGGGTGCCGAGCTTCTCGTGGCGCATGTTGGCGACTCGCGCGCCTATTTGATGCGTGAGGGACAACTTCGACGCTTGACTCACGATCAAACGGTGGCCCAAGCGATGGTGGATGCCGGAATCATTTCCGTCGAAGACGCGGCACAGCACCGCATGCGACATGCGCTGACCGGTGTTCTGTCGACAGGCAAAGGAAAAGTTCCCGTGGAATTCGGTCGCTTTCAATTGGCCGATGGCGACCAGGTGTTGCTTTGCACTGACGGGCTGACCGAAATGATTTCGGAGGCGGCCTTGGCCGAAGTGCTGCGTCAGCCTGGCACGTCAGATAAGATTTGCCGAACACTCGTCAACGCAGCCCTGCAGGCGGGCGGAAAGGACAACGTCACGGTGATCCTAGCCCGGTATCGTTTCCCCGCGAACAGCACGCCGATGTAA